The proteins below are encoded in one region of Amycolatopsis acidiphila:
- a CDS encoding GH92 family glycosyl hydrolase: MPAVQADAAPAQDLAKWVNPFVGTRPGGEDQGTGGGAGNTFPGAVVPFGMVQWSPDTVTEQHGGYYYDSTALKGFSLTHLSGAGCDTYEDIPFIPYAGQVTTSPATDPGRYTLPFSHVNEQATAGKYAVKLDSGVNVELSATQRTGSGRFSYPQNSPATLLINSSGSIMGTDDAQVTIGRDSVSGWASSGRFCGTDSHYRVYFYAKFDTPFASIGTWRNGTVTPNQATANGGAQAKVAPQANVARSESKKPTNTTVSGPGSGGYVTFAPGAQVNVQVGVSFVSTDGAQANLKTENNHRSFDDVATAAREAWNDRLNQVQVTGGSDADKTTFYTALYHSLIQPNVFSDADGQYTGFDGRVHSADKGHAMYTNFSGWDIYRSEIQLLAMLAPKETSDIARSMTAYAAQGGSWDRWTVANDYTGVMNGDPYHIIVSSAYAFGAKDFDANNALLSMIRGATQPNTQGYTERPGLADYQNLGYVPGAGADTLEYTSADFSIAQLAQRLGDSSTYQNFMKRAQNWQNLYNPASGYLQPRQADGTFSTPYDPASSSGWVEGNGAQYSWMVPYDAAGLITAFGGDQAVQSRLDEFFTELNAGTADPHAFMGNEPNANAPWLYDFAGAPYKTQAIVRRAMTELYNPNPEGLVGNDDLGQMSSWYVWSALGMYPEIPGRAELVLGSPLFSKVVLTTGAGKKITISSSGAGQYVSTLKVNGATTTKPWLPESFVTTGGTLDYTLSGTPNTSWGSSPSDAPPSFREGETPARSFVDPARVVVPGGATGTAAVGAQDLSGTARTWHWTAAPPAGVTVTPSSGDLAVPAGGKAQANVTVSVAGGTAEGSYQVPITMSASGQSSLTATLGVLVAQPGSWLATVNNAGISPDAKPAAANFDGVGFSYSSDALAAAGAKAGSTVTVNGLSYSWPNYPAGSPDNVIAQGQTVNVSGSGQLAFLGAAANGNASGTVTVTYTDGTTSTANLGFSDWTLGAGAAQPAFGNQVAFRTPYRNSVGGDSQQINTYVFASAPIALAAGKTVKSVTLPSSVSGGQLHVFAIGIG; the protein is encoded by the coding sequence ATGCCGGCCGTGCAGGCGGACGCGGCGCCCGCGCAGGATCTGGCGAAGTGGGTCAACCCCTTCGTCGGCACCCGGCCGGGCGGCGAGGACCAGGGCACGGGCGGCGGCGCGGGGAACACCTTCCCCGGGGCGGTGGTGCCGTTCGGGATGGTGCAGTGGAGCCCGGACACGGTCACCGAACAGCACGGCGGTTACTACTACGACAGCACCGCCCTCAAGGGTTTCAGCCTGACGCATCTGTCGGGCGCGGGCTGCGACACCTATGAAGACATCCCGTTCATCCCCTATGCGGGCCAGGTCACGACCTCGCCCGCCACCGACCCCGGCCGCTACACGCTGCCGTTCTCGCACGTGAACGAGCAGGCGACCGCAGGCAAGTACGCGGTCAAGCTCGACAGCGGCGTGAACGTCGAGCTGAGCGCCACCCAGCGCACCGGCTCGGGCCGGTTCAGCTACCCGCAGAACAGCCCGGCGACGTTGCTGATCAACAGCTCCGGCTCGATCATGGGCACGGACGACGCGCAGGTCACCATCGGCAGGGACAGCGTCAGCGGCTGGGCGTCCAGCGGCCGGTTCTGCGGCACGGACTCGCACTACCGCGTCTACTTCTACGCGAAGTTCGACACCCCGTTCGCCTCGATCGGCACCTGGCGCAACGGCACGGTCACGCCGAACCAGGCGACCGCGAACGGCGGCGCTCAGGCGAAGGTCGCACCGCAGGCCAACGTCGCGCGCTCGGAGTCCAAGAAGCCGACGAACACCACCGTCAGCGGTCCCGGCAGCGGCGGTTACGTGACCTTCGCGCCCGGCGCGCAGGTCAACGTCCAGGTCGGCGTCTCGTTCGTGTCGACCGACGGCGCGCAGGCGAACCTCAAGACGGAGAACAACCACCGCTCCTTCGACGACGTCGCCACCGCGGCGCGCGAGGCGTGGAACGACCGGCTCAACCAGGTCCAGGTCACCGGCGGTTCGGACGCGGACAAGACCACCTTCTACACCGCGCTGTACCACTCGCTGATCCAGCCCAACGTGTTCTCCGATGCCGACGGGCAGTACACCGGCTTCGACGGCCGCGTGCACAGCGCCGACAAGGGCCACGCGATGTACACCAACTTCTCCGGCTGGGACATCTACCGCTCGGAGATCCAGCTGCTGGCGATGCTGGCGCCCAAGGAGACCTCCGACATCGCCCGGTCGATGACCGCGTATGCCGCGCAGGGCGGGTCCTGGGACCGCTGGACGGTGGCGAACGACTACACGGGCGTGATGAACGGCGACCCGTACCACATCATCGTCTCCAGCGCGTACGCCTTCGGGGCCAAGGACTTCGACGCGAACAACGCGTTGCTGTCCATGATCCGCGGCGCGACGCAGCCGAACACCCAGGGCTACACCGAACGCCCGGGGCTGGCGGACTACCAGAACCTCGGGTACGTGCCGGGCGCCGGCGCGGACACGCTGGAGTACACGAGTGCCGACTTCTCCATCGCGCAGCTCGCGCAGCGGCTCGGCGACAGCTCGACGTACCAGAACTTCATGAAGCGGGCGCAGAACTGGCAGAACCTGTACAACCCCGCGAGCGGTTATCTGCAGCCGCGCCAGGCGGACGGCACGTTCAGCACGCCGTACGACCCGGCCAGCTCCTCGGGCTGGGTCGAGGGCAACGGCGCGCAGTACAGCTGGATGGTGCCCTACGACGCCGCGGGCCTGATCACGGCGTTCGGCGGGGACCAGGCGGTCCAGTCCCGTCTGGACGAGTTCTTCACCGAGCTCAACGCCGGCACGGCGGACCCGCACGCGTTCATGGGCAACGAGCCCAACGCGAACGCGCCGTGGCTGTACGACTTCGCCGGTGCGCCGTACAAGACACAGGCGATCGTGCGGCGGGCGATGACCGAGCTGTACAACCCGAACCCGGAGGGCCTGGTCGGCAACGACGACCTCGGGCAGATGTCCTCCTGGTACGTGTGGTCGGCACTGGGCATGTACCCGGAGATCCCGGGTCGCGCGGAGCTGGTCCTCGGCTCGCCGCTGTTCTCGAAGGTCGTGCTGACCACCGGTGCCGGCAAGAAGATCACGATCAGCTCCAGCGGCGCCGGCCAGTACGTGTCCACACTGAAGGTCAACGGCGCCACGACGACCAAGCCGTGGCTGCCGGAGTCGTTCGTCACGACCGGCGGCACGCTCGACTACACGCTGTCCGGCACGCCGAACACCTCGTGGGGCAGCTCGCCGAGTGACGCCCCGCCTTCGTTCCGCGAGGGTGAGACACCGGCGAGGTCCTTTGTGGACCCGGCTCGGGTGGTGGTGCCGGGTGGCGCCACCGGCACCGCGGCGGTCGGCGCGCAGGACCTGTCCGGCACCGCCCGGACCTGGCACTGGACTGCCGCGCCGCCGGCGGGCGTCACGGTCACCCCGTCCTCCGGTGACCTCGCGGTTCCCGCCGGCGGCAAGGCTCAGGCGAACGTCACGGTGAGCGTGGCGGGCGGCACCGCCGAAGGTTCGTACCAGGTGCCGATCACGATGAGCGCGAGCGGGCAGTCGTCGTTGACGGCGACGCTCGGCGTGCTCGTGGCACAGCCCGGCAGCTGGCTCGCCACGGTGAACAACGCGGGTATCTCGCCGGACGCCAAGCCCGCAGCCGCGAACTTCGACGGCGTCGGTTTCAGCTACTCCTCCGACGCACTGGCCGCGGCCGGTGCCAAGGCGGGCAGCACGGTGACGGTGAACGGGTTGTCCTACAGCTGGCCGAACTACCCGGCCGGTTCGCCGGACAACGTGATCGCACAGGGCCAGACGGTGAACGTGTCGGGCAGCGGGCAGCTGGCGTTCCTCGGTGCCGCGGCGAACGGCAACGCGTCCGGCACCGTGACGGTCACCTACACCGACGGCACCACCAGCACCGCGAACCTCGGGTTCTCGGACTGGACACTCGGTGCCGGTGCCGCGCAGCCGGCGTTCGGCAACCAGGTTGCGTTCCGCACGCCGTACCGCAACAGCGTCGGCGGCGATTCGCAGCAGATCAACACCTATGTGTTCGCGAGCGCGCCGATCGCGCTCGCGGCGGGCAAGACGGTCAAGAGCGTCACCCTGCCGTCAAGCGTCTCGGGCGGACAGTTGCACGTGTTCGCGATCGGAATCGGATAG
- a CDS encoding LacI family DNA-binding transcriptional regulator — MSDVARLAGVSIKTVSRVVNDEPAVHPETARRVLAAIEQLGFRRNLGARNLRRGSTTGTIGLVVEDVGNPFYSELNRAVEKIAGSYGRHVLTGSSDENSERERELALEFCSRRVDGLLIVPAGAQHHYLVPEMRAGTPVVFLDRPAGDIVADTVLVDNLGGTIEAVAHLARQGHRRIAFLGDRPDIFTAGERLRGFREGCVRAGLRYDERLAVLRAPTRENVLDAVNRLLTGPRRATAVIAGNNRVAVHLLRALTHVTPRPALVSFDDFELADLLDPPVTVIGHDVGRLGKAAAELLFARIHGEDSPPRKVVLPVHLVPRGSGEVAP; from the coding sequence ATGAGTGACGTCGCCCGGCTGGCGGGGGTCAGCATCAAGACCGTGTCCCGGGTCGTCAACGACGAACCCGCGGTGCATCCGGAGACCGCCCGGCGGGTGCTGGCCGCCATCGAACAGCTCGGGTTCCGGCGCAACCTCGGCGCCCGCAACCTCCGCCGCGGCTCCACCACCGGCACCATCGGCCTGGTCGTGGAGGACGTCGGCAACCCGTTCTACTCCGAGCTCAACCGGGCCGTGGAGAAGATCGCCGGTTCCTACGGCCGGCACGTGCTGACCGGTTCCTCGGACGAGAACTCCGAGCGGGAACGCGAGCTGGCGCTGGAGTTCTGCTCGCGCCGCGTCGACGGGCTGCTGATCGTGCCCGCGGGCGCGCAGCACCACTACCTGGTGCCGGAGATGCGGGCCGGTACGCCCGTGGTGTTCCTCGACCGCCCGGCCGGCGACATCGTGGCCGACACCGTGCTGGTGGACAACCTCGGCGGCACCATCGAAGCGGTCGCGCACCTGGCGCGCCAGGGACATCGCCGCATCGCGTTCCTCGGCGACCGGCCGGACATCTTCACGGCCGGCGAGCGCCTGCGCGGGTTCCGCGAGGGCTGCGTGCGCGCGGGACTGCGCTACGACGAACGGCTCGCGGTGCTGCGGGCGCCGACGCGGGAGAACGTGCTCGACGCGGTGAACCGCCTGCTGACCGGTCCCCGCCGCGCCACCGCTGTCATCGCGGGGAACAACCGGGTCGCCGTGCACCTGCTGCGCGCGCTGACCCACGTGACCCCGCGCCCGGCGCTGGTGAGCTTCGACGACTTCGAGCTCGCCGACCTGCTCGACCCGCCCGTCACCGTGATCGGCCACGACGTGGGCCGGCTCGGCAAGGCGGCGGCCGAGTTGTTGTTCGCCCGGATCCACGGCGAGGATTCCCCGCCGAGAAAGGTAGTTCTGCCCGTGCACCTCGTACCCCGCGGCTCCGGTGAGGTCGCCCCGTGA
- a CDS encoding class I mannose-6-phosphate isomerase: MTSPSKLAANQPPQFYRGGAAIAALRGAADGKEFGPEDWVASTTTLFGQEETGLSRLPDGRWLRDAVRADPESWLGAKHVAAFAGSTALLVKLLDAGQRLPVHFHPSNSFARKHFDSHFGKTEAWIVVGTSGDDPRVYPGFRESVDPATVGEWVREQDGAAMLGALNSVPVKPGDNVYIPSGLPHAIGAGVFVVELQQPTDFSLTIEWRDFLQSPEKGHLGLGFDTALQALDTSARDPESIITRTGATDESIVELLVPGAAEFFRADRLHPKPSLALDPSFTVLVMLDGQGTLKTEHGGDLALAKGDTVVVPYAAGQAELSGELTTIRCRPPAPGA; the protein is encoded by the coding sequence GTGACCAGCCCCAGCAAGCTTGCGGCCAACCAGCCGCCCCAGTTCTACCGCGGCGGCGCGGCCATCGCCGCCCTCCGAGGCGCCGCCGACGGCAAGGAGTTCGGCCCCGAGGACTGGGTCGCCTCCACCACGACGCTGTTCGGCCAGGAGGAAACCGGCCTGTCCCGGCTGCCCGACGGCCGGTGGCTGCGGGACGCGGTCCGCGCCGACCCGGAGTCCTGGCTCGGCGCCAAGCACGTGGCGGCTTTCGCCGGCTCCACCGCACTGCTGGTCAAGCTGCTCGACGCCGGGCAGCGGTTGCCGGTGCACTTCCACCCGTCGAACTCCTTCGCCCGGAAGCACTTCGACTCCCACTTCGGCAAGACCGAGGCCTGGATCGTGGTCGGCACGAGCGGGGACGACCCGCGGGTCTACCCCGGCTTCCGGGAGAGCGTGGACCCGGCGACGGTCGGCGAGTGGGTGCGGGAGCAGGACGGTGCCGCGATGCTCGGCGCGCTGAACAGCGTGCCGGTCAAGCCCGGCGACAACGTCTACATCCCCTCGGGCCTGCCGCACGCGATCGGCGCGGGCGTGTTCGTCGTCGAACTGCAGCAGCCGACGGACTTCTCGCTCACCATCGAATGGCGGGACTTCCTGCAGAGCCCGGAGAAGGGCCACCTCGGCCTCGGTTTCGACACCGCGTTGCAGGCGCTGGACACCTCGGCGCGCGACCCGGAGTCGATCATCACCCGCACCGGGGCCACCGATGAGTCCATTGTGGAGCTCCTGGTGCCGGGGGCGGCGGAGTTCTTCCGCGCCGACCGGCTGCACCCGAAGCCCTCGCTGGCGCTGGACCCGTCGTTCACCGTGCTCGTGATGCTCGACGGCCAGGGCACGCTCAAGACCGAGCACGGCGGGGACCTCGCACTGGCCAAGGGCGACACCGTCGTGGTGCCCTACGCGGCGGGGCAGGCCGAGCTGTCCGGCGAGCTGACGACCATCCGCTGCCGACCCCCAGCACCGGGAGCCTGA
- a CDS encoding ATP-binding cassette domain-containing protein, translated as MTDAVLLDAQNIVKHYGSVEALRGASFQARAGEVTALIGDNGAGKSTLIKCLSGAEQPSSGRILLDGEQVHLDTPTTARRMGIETVYQDLAVAPELDPAANLFLGREIHRRSILGKLGMLDKAEMRRQAVEEFKRLGVTLQSTDVPIGSLSGGQRQSVAVARSVVWASKVVFMDEPTAALGVVQRERVLDVIRRVRDQGIAVVLISHNMPEVLSVSDRIEVLRLGTRVARFQAADTKLEDLVAAMTGALTQEEAA; from the coding sequence ATGACCGACGCCGTCCTCCTGGACGCCCAGAACATCGTGAAGCACTACGGCTCGGTCGAGGCGCTGCGCGGCGCGTCGTTCCAGGCGAGAGCGGGCGAGGTCACCGCGCTGATCGGCGACAACGGCGCCGGGAAGTCGACGTTGATCAAATGCCTCTCCGGCGCCGAGCAGCCGTCCTCGGGGCGGATCCTGCTGGACGGCGAGCAGGTGCACCTCGACACCCCCACCACCGCGCGCAGGATGGGCATCGAGACCGTGTACCAGGACCTCGCGGTCGCGCCCGAGCTGGACCCGGCCGCGAACCTGTTCCTGGGCCGGGAGATCCACCGCCGTAGCATCCTCGGCAAGCTCGGGATGCTCGACAAGGCGGAGATGCGGCGCCAAGCGGTCGAGGAGTTCAAACGACTCGGCGTGACGCTGCAGAGCACGGACGTGCCCATCGGGTCGCTTTCGGGCGGGCAGCGCCAGAGCGTCGCGGTGGCGCGGTCGGTGGTGTGGGCGAGCAAGGTCGTCTTCATGGACGAGCCGACCGCGGCGCTCGGCGTGGTGCAGCGCGAGCGCGTGCTGGACGTGATCCGCCGGGTCCGCGACCAGGGCATCGCGGTGGTGCTGATCAGCCACAACATGCCCGAGGTGCTCTCGGTGTCGGACCGGATCGAGGTGCTGCGCCTCGGCACCCGGGTGGCCCGCTTCCAGGCCGCGGACACCAAGCTCGAGGACCTCGTGGCGGCGATGACCGGCGCGCTGACTCAGGAGGAGGCGGCATGA
- a CDS encoding ABC transporter permease — translation MTATEEIQSTVDGGVGKRSLGQRLIGANTFWIALVLVALIVVFSVLKPGQFATVFTFQTLLIETSVLLVLSVGMTFVIITSGIDLSVGSVLIFAGMVCGKTMEALSPGGNASAAGWGVIVVGLVVAVLSGTIWGLINGFLIAVAKIPPLIVTLGTMGAALGAAYLLNNGSDVRSVPTVLNKTLGYGTSFGGIPNLVLVAVVITLIGAWLLHTTKFGRYTYAVGSNAEAARRSGIGVTAHLLKVYLLTGFLAGIAGFMSLAYYASTTITAHTTDNLNAIAATVMGGTSLFGGIGSVLGTVIGVFIPAVLKKGFNITQVPDFWQMIAVGAVLIAAVWFDQRRRRQRNSR, via the coding sequence ATGACGGCCACCGAGGAGATCCAGTCCACTGTGGACGGCGGTGTCGGCAAGCGCTCGCTGGGCCAACGGCTGATCGGCGCGAACACGTTCTGGATCGCGCTCGTGCTGGTCGCGCTGATCGTGGTGTTCAGCGTGCTCAAGCCGGGCCAGTTCGCGACCGTCTTCACGTTCCAGACGCTGCTGATCGAGACCTCGGTCCTGCTCGTGCTCTCGGTCGGGATGACGTTCGTGATCATCACCTCCGGGATCGACCTGTCCGTCGGCTCGGTGCTGATCTTCGCCGGGATGGTCTGCGGCAAGACGATGGAAGCGCTTTCCCCGGGCGGCAACGCCAGTGCCGCCGGCTGGGGCGTGATCGTCGTCGGGCTGGTCGTGGCTGTGCTGTCCGGCACGATCTGGGGCCTGATCAACGGGTTCCTCATCGCGGTCGCGAAGATCCCGCCGCTGATCGTCACCCTCGGCACGATGGGCGCGGCGCTCGGCGCGGCGTACCTACTCAACAACGGTTCGGACGTGCGCAGCGTGCCGACGGTGCTCAACAAGACGCTCGGCTACGGCACGTCGTTCGGCGGCATCCCGAACCTGGTGCTGGTGGCGGTGGTCATCACGCTGATCGGCGCGTGGCTGCTGCACACGACGAAGTTCGGCCGCTACACCTACGCGGTCGGCTCGAACGCCGAGGCCGCCCGCCGGTCGGGCATCGGGGTCACGGCGCACCTGCTCAAGGTGTACCTGCTGACCGGTTTCCTGGCCGGCATCGCGGGGTTCATGTCGCTGGCCTACTACGCCTCGACCACGATCACCGCGCACACCACGGACAACCTGAACGCGATCGCGGCGACGGTGATGGGCGGCACGAGCCTGTTCGGCGGCATCGGCTCGGTGCTCGGCACGGTCATCGGGGTGTTCATCCCGGCCGTGCTGAAGAAGGGGTTCAACATCACCCAGGTGCCGGACTTCTGGCAGATGATCGCGGTCGGCGCGGTGCTCATCGCCGCCGTCTGGTTCGACCAGCGCCGCCGTCGGCAGCGCAATTCCCGGTAA
- a CDS encoding ABC transporter substrate-binding protein yields MKKVLTAGTAVAAAVLLAACGSGQVGGSGGGDSVQNNKQLALIPGVQAEPFYISMQCGAEAEAKKLGYTVTTSAPQKFDAALQTEKVNALGSSPPAALLIAPTDDTAMLAPIQQVANRGTKIVQVDTALKDSSLAVSSISSDNVEGGKLAAQTLAQLVGDKPGSVLVLDTIAGTSTTAARAQGFSDELKNHPNLKSIGIQFTQNEPEQAAAKVTAALASTPDLIGIFATNLNTGEGAATGLRNAGKIGQVNLVGFDASPSEVDGLRSGEYQALIAQDPAMIGQQGVDQAVAALENKPVTKTLTAPLHSLTKANMDANSQYFYKQQC; encoded by the coding sequence ATGAAGAAGGTGCTCACGGCGGGAACGGCCGTCGCGGCGGCGGTCCTGCTCGCGGCCTGTGGCTCCGGCCAGGTCGGCGGGTCCGGCGGCGGCGACAGCGTGCAGAACAACAAGCAGCTCGCGCTGATCCCCGGTGTGCAGGCCGAACCGTTCTACATCTCGATGCAGTGCGGCGCGGAGGCCGAGGCGAAGAAGCTCGGCTACACCGTCACCACCTCGGCACCGCAGAAGTTCGACGCGGCACTGCAGACGGAGAAGGTCAACGCGCTGGGCTCCAGCCCGCCGGCCGCGCTGCTGATCGCCCCGACCGATGACACGGCGATGCTCGCGCCGATCCAGCAGGTCGCCAACCGCGGCACGAAGATCGTGCAGGTGGACACGGCGCTGAAGGACTCGAGCCTGGCCGTCTCGTCGATCTCCTCGGACAACGTCGAGGGCGGCAAGCTCGCGGCGCAGACCCTGGCGCAGCTGGTGGGCGACAAGCCAGGTTCGGTGCTGGTGCTCGACACCATCGCGGGCACCTCGACCACCGCGGCGCGGGCGCAGGGCTTCAGCGACGAGCTGAAGAACCACCCGAACCTGAAGTCGATCGGCATCCAGTTCACCCAGAACGAGCCGGAGCAGGCGGCGGCGAAGGTCACCGCGGCACTGGCCTCGACCCCGGACCTGATCGGCATCTTCGCCACCAACCTCAACACCGGTGAGGGTGCGGCGACCGGGCTGCGCAACGCGGGCAAGATCGGCCAGGTCAACCTGGTCGGCTTCGACGCCAGTCCGTCCGAGGTGGACGGTCTGCGCAGCGGCGAGTACCAGGCGCTGATCGCGCAGGACCCGGCCATGATCGGCCAGCAGGGCGTGGACCAGGCCGTCGCGGCGCTGGAGAACAAGCCGGTGACGAAGACGCTCACCGCGCCACTGCACTCCCTCACCAAGGCGAACATGGACGCCAACTCGCAGTACTTCTACAAGCAGCAGTGCTGA
- a CDS encoding carboxymuconolactone decarboxylase family protein has protein sequence MSTRYPLSRKQPELLKQLIELNNSVNKLAADAGLDPLILELCKIRASQLNGCAFCLDMHVKYAREHGETEQRIYLLDAWRETDRYTEQERAALALTDAMTKLSQTQDVPDEVYEQATAVLTEEQYAAVAWAVTTMNAFNRLNVTSRTPVPR, from the coding sequence ATGAGCACGCGATACCCACTCAGCCGCAAGCAGCCGGAACTGCTGAAGCAACTGATCGAACTGAACAACTCCGTGAACAAGCTGGCCGCTGACGCCGGCCTCGACCCGTTGATCCTCGAACTGTGCAAGATCCGGGCCTCGCAGCTCAACGGCTGCGCGTTCTGCCTCGACATGCACGTGAAGTACGCCCGCGAGCACGGCGAGACCGAACAGCGGATCTACCTGCTCGACGCGTGGCGGGAGACCGATCGCTACACCGAGCAGGAGCGTGCGGCGCTCGCGCTGACCGATGCGATGACCAAGCTGTCGCAGACGCAGGACGTGCCGGACGAGGTGTACGAGCAGGCGACCGCGGTGCTCACCGAGGAGCAGTACGCCGCCGTCGCCTGGGCCGTGACCACGATGAACGCCTTCAACCGGCTCAACGTCACCAGCCGCACGCCGGTGCCCCGGTGA